A stretch of Bacillota bacterium DNA encodes these proteins:
- the fliI gene encoding flagellar protein export ATPase FliI, giving the protein MLNNARLGHYSSVLNSFNDLEQIGRVTKIVGLTIESQGPAANVGEVCAISTHDGSEIYGEVVGFRDQTIILMPLSDMTGIGPGCFVRSLGHPLRVGVGPKLLGRVLDAFGNPIDGLGPIEFEEYRPLTNSTVQPLERQMIREPLSVGVRAIDGLLTAGKGQRLGIFAGSGVGKSTLLGMMARNTTAEINVIGLIGERGREVREFIEKDLGPEGLARSVVVVATSDQLAMIRLNGALTATTIAEYFRDCGRDVLFMMDSVTRYAMAQREVGLASGEPPATRGYTPSVFANLPKLLERTGPGKNGTITAFYTVLVDGDDHNEPIADAVRSILDGHIVLSRKLAQLQHYPAIDVLASVSRVMTDVVDSRHLELAGLFKARLATYREAEDLINIGAYSQGANPRIDDAIHHIDRINQYLQQPADKGSSWEEALEMLQYAMESR; this is encoded by the coding sequence ATGCTGAATAATGCACGCTTAGGGCACTACAGCAGCGTTCTGAACAGTTTCAATGATTTGGAGCAGATCGGCAGAGTAACCAAAATTGTTGGCTTGACGATTGAATCCCAGGGACCGGCGGCGAATGTGGGTGAAGTATGTGCGATTTCTACCCATGACGGCAGTGAGATTTATGGCGAAGTAGTGGGGTTTCGCGATCAAACGATTATCCTAATGCCGCTGTCAGATATGACCGGCATTGGACCGGGATGCTTTGTTCGCAGCTTAGGCCATCCTTTAAGGGTTGGAGTCGGGCCAAAGCTGCTCGGCAGAGTTCTGGATGCCTTTGGCAATCCAATCGATGGATTGGGGCCGATTGAATTTGAAGAATACCGTCCTTTAACCAACAGCACGGTTCAGCCCTTAGAAAGGCAGATGATCCGCGAACCTTTATCAGTTGGTGTGCGAGCCATAGACGGCCTGCTTACCGCCGGTAAAGGACAGCGTCTGGGTATTTTTGCCGGCAGTGGTGTCGGTAAAAGTACGCTGTTGGGCATGATGGCCCGCAATACCACAGCCGAGATCAATGTGATTGGACTGATCGGAGAGCGGGGCAGAGAAGTTAGAGAGTTTATTGAGAAAGATTTAGGTCCAGAAGGCTTGGCCCGCTCAGTAGTGGTAGTTGCCACATCAGATCAATTGGCGATGATCAGACTGAACGGAGCGTTAACAGCTACCACGATTGCTGAGTATTTTCGGGACTGCGGACGTGATGTGCTGTTTATGATGGACTCGGTGACTCGCTATGCTATGGCTCAGCGGGAGGTAGGTTTGGCATCCGGAGAACCCCCGGCTACCAGAGGTTATACGCCTTCAGTATTTGCCAATCTTCCCAAGCTTTTGGAGCGGACCGGACCAGGCAAAAACGGCACTATTACAGCCTTTTACACAGTTCTAGTTGATGGCGACGACCACAACGAACCAATCGCCGATGCGGTTCGCAGTATTTTAGATGGACACATTGTTCTGTCGCGAAAACTAGCTCAGCTTCAGCACTATCCAGCCATCGATGTTTTAGCCAGTGTGAGCAGGGTGATGACTGATGTCGTTGATTCCCGCCATCTGGAGCTAGCCGGCTTGTTTAAAGCCCGATTAGCAACCTATCGCGAAGCGGAGGATCTGATTAATATTGGTGCCTATTCCCAAGGTGCCAATCCGAGAATTGACGACGCGATTCACCATATTGACCGCATCAATCAGTATCTGCAGCAGCCCGCTGATAAAGGTTCCAGCTGGGAAGAAGCTTTAGAAATGCTGCAGTATGCTATGGAAAGCCGTTAA
- the fliJ gene encoding flagellar export protein FliJ — MARFIFRLEKVKRVRTIQESQKKSLWAQAQNALNLEKQKLTNLKAVKTETLNYGYNQVDLSLRTAVYNYLAKLDRLIEAQELAVQKAAQAETKARQIWLLARQEKEKLERLEEKHYEEYVQEELRAEQKLLDDMKNNAAQI; from the coding sequence ATGGCTAGATTTATATTTCGCCTCGAAAAAGTAAAGCGGGTTAGAACTATTCAAGAAAGCCAGAAAAAGTCGCTTTGGGCCCAAGCTCAAAATGCTTTAAATCTGGAAAAGCAGAAATTAACCAATTTGAAAGCCGTCAAGACAGAAACACTTAATTATGGTTACAATCAGGTAGATTTGAGTTTGAGAACAGCAGTGTACAATTATTTAGCAAAGCTTGACCGCCTGATTGAAGCTCAAGAATTGGCAGTTCAAAAAGCTGCTCAAGCCGAAACCAAAGCGCGGCAGATCTGGTTGTTGGCACGCCAGGAGAAGGAGAAACTGGAGCGACTGGAAGAGAAACACTATGAAGAGTATGTGCAAGAGGAACTGCGCGCAGAACAAAAACTACTAGATGACATGAAAAACAACGCAGCTCAAATTTAA